Proteins encoded together in one Acidimicrobiia bacterium window:
- a CDS encoding A/G-specific adenine glycosylase encodes MSEVMLHQTQVPRVEGAWLDFIARFPTPQAMADAGPGAVIEAWGRLGYPRRARRLWDSAVRIAENGWPDDLTDLPGVGRYTANAVRTQADGSDLPAVEVNIRRVVERVNGRRLTDREAEAAMIDVGSPMLGRDRLLALMDVGARLCRPHEPRCTECPLEARCATRGPLEGVTGPRQAPFEGSFRQQRGAVLARLRAGPTPVALLDTRALHSLVTDGLATIERETAKLP; translated from the coding sequence GTGTCGGAGGTGATGCTGCACCAGACCCAGGTGCCGCGGGTCGAGGGTGCGTGGCTCGACTTCATCGCGCGCTTCCCCACCCCGCAGGCGATGGCCGATGCCGGCCCCGGCGCGGTGATCGAAGCGTGGGGCCGGCTCGGATACCCGCGACGCGCCCGCCGGCTCTGGGACTCCGCGGTGCGCATCGCAGAAAACGGGTGGCCCGACGACCTCACCGACCTGCCCGGCGTCGGGCGCTACACGGCGAACGCCGTGCGCACCCAGGCCGACGGCTCCGACCTACCCGCCGTGGAGGTGAACATCCGCCGGGTCGTCGAGCGCGTGAACGGGCGCCGGCTCACCGACCGCGAAGCCGAAGCGGCGATGATCGACGTGGGGTCGCCGATGCTCGGTCGCGACCGCCTGCTCGCGCTGATGGACGTGGGCGCCCGGTTGTGCCGTCCCCACGAGCCGCGCTGCACCGAGTGCCCGCTGGAAGCGCGCTGCGCGACGCGCGGCCCGCTCGAGGGCGTGACCGGCCCGCGCCAGGCCCCGTTCGAAGGCTCGTTCCGTCAGCAGCGCGGTGCGGTGCTCGCTCGCCTACGCGCGGGACCCACCCCGGTGGCACTGCTCGACACGCGGGCGTTGCACTCATTGGTCACCGACGGCCTCGCG